In Macaca thibetana thibetana isolate TM-01 chromosome 12, ASM2454274v1, whole genome shotgun sequence, the genomic window tataggGTTCAGGCATCTCTCTGCTTACTCAAAGATGCTTACTCAATCTCATTCTAATTCTATAAGGGACTTTTTTTTCTGTGCCCTCAGACGAGACTATTTGAATATAGTGTTTACTTCAATGAAAAACTCTAAATTTGTAGCAAGTTCCAACTTACTAAAAATTAATTACTCAGATTGCTGCAAGTTAATTACTTATTTGAGAGTCATTCAAAAAGCAACATGAAGTGAATCTACATGCCAGCTGacttttttactctttatttcttcaacCGAATGCCTCTCAAAGAGCCTCTCTATTTACATGAAAGCaatgtttattttcagtttaagaAGGGCAAGAGTTTATGTGCTGCAAATGTTTCCTAAGCTTATATTCAAGTCTTCTCAATTCCACGGCAAGTAAACACCAGGTTATGACTGCTAGTGTTCAGgctaatagtaaaaaataatgttGATCTTGGGGGATCtgtttatacttttttgttgtattttgggAATcgtgctttttgtcttttctttctgactcTTCCTTGCTGCTGTTCACAGGAAGTATGAGGAAAAGGACAATATGTTGATATAAACAGCTGCTATGCAGTGCAAAAAGAAGTACTATCTATCTTCCTATCAGTTGTGTGCTCTTGGGGTTCACCTCTTGAGAGGAATATATATGACATTGGATTCCCCTAATGCCATTTCCCTCTTCCTCACAATTCAGCACATTCATACTTGATTGACCCTTTCAAAAGACACGGGAGCTGGGGTTGACCACCTTGTTTACTCCTTGTGTGCTGTGGCTGTGCTGCTGAGATTTTCTCTTCATCTCCAGCCAATTGCCTCCTTCCTAAGCCGTGGTTCCTAGAGAGCACACAGTCCACATAGATGTCCCAGAAGAGTTGAGCCAGATCCCAAAACAGTGCTCCATGCTTCAAGTTCTCAGATGACTTCAGGTAGATCATAAAATCCCAGAAGCCCGAAACAGTGTTGGAAATGCGAGGCTTCCGCATTTCCAGGAGAAGCACTGAGGAGGATTCCCAGCACTGAGGATCAGCTTGGTTAAGAGCCAGCAGGTCTGTCTGGCTATGGCAGAAGAAAGGAGATACACAGCACATTCCCACAATGAGCAGGGAGCAGGTGAAGCTCAAGGGGTGGTGGATCCCTCCTCTGTTCCCAGGATCAGCCATGGCCCTAAAACCGCACAGGATGGAAATATTTCATATCAGTCCCCGCTTATGCTCCACTcagtaaagaaaataagtatgCCCTTAAGAACCTTAATTCCAGCAAAGGAAACACATCATTGTCGCAAAGTAGGGAAATCTTAGCCAGGCTCCCATATCACAAGCTCCATTCTATCTAAAATGACTCAGTGCCAGGCCAGGGAGTGAGCATAAATCCAAGATAGGCCAAGAAATATTCACTCCTAACATGTGTTCCTTTacaagatgaataaattaatcTGCTAATCTGTTTTTCCCTAGTACAGAAGAATGTAATCTAAAAGAATACTaagtgaacatttaaaattttgctgcATGGCTTTAACTATTCCATAATATCTTAGTGAAGCCTGGCTCTCCTAATCTAGGACTTACATATAATtaagaatttatatatatttaatctttaGATGCATTCCTGTTCAcagtgacttttaattttttaaaaaatacattagaatTGTCAAATGTTATAGTGAAATTAACACAAGACAATGTGCTAAAAGTATGGATGAATATATGTGGAAACAAAGAGACACATATTCAACCAATTAGAGTAGAATCAATAAGCATTTTACAAATACCTAAAATGTTCTGCAATTCTGATATAACCTTCATAAAGATaatgatttatgttttataatttctctatTATTGCTATGAAtcccaaggatttttttttaaaatgtgactctCATTCAACTTTTCTGGCTTCCAATGTCTTGCCATAAAATTGGGGCATCCACAGACcactttgaaatttttcttttgctaccACTTCAGACAAGTGCAATGATAAATGATGctcttaaaataatagtaatctaAAAGTTCACGTTTTGCCAGAAAAAGTGTATCCATTCCCTCACAGACTATACAAAATGTATATCACGTTTAAACAGCtctaacataaagaaaaaataagaagggCACATGCTGCTTACTTTCAGGTTTGTACTATATTTCCAAACCTTTAGACATTAGTATCATGAAAGCAAGCAAAATACAGCTTATGGGAATACTCTTATATTGGAACATTTAATGATAACACCATAAGATGGATAGTCTGTCTCTTCTGAACAGCAGTAGGACATGTTTAGGtactgttcaataaatatttcagaaagtgTCTTTGAACATGCATGTTCCTATATTGAAGAAGCATGTTAGAGATACAAGAGTATTCAAAAACTATTTCCTCTATCTTTCACATCATATATGCATTATCTCTACTTGAAATCATATTTGTTGTGTCCCCTTCCAAACTAAAATATCGAGGTACCTTTAAGGGTGGTTTTCCTAAAGCACAAGTCTAAGTTTTCAGAGGGCAGGACTCTGTCCAACGTACTGAAGTTGGCGTTATCCAGGACTCCCTGTCTGCTGGCGCCACGGCGCTCAAATTGGCTCCTTTAGGTCCCCTTCTAAATTTTAGGAGAGGCTTCCCAGACCCTGAAAAGATGTTTCTCTGAGTTCCTTGAACCTGGAGTCCTCCGTGCACCCCGCTACGAGCCCCGCGCTGAGTCTCGGCCCCGCACTTGATTCCACAGCCTCACCCTCCGCAGGGCGGAGCTGCCTGGGACCCGCTCTGTCCTTTGGGCCCCACTCACCTCCTGACTCGGCGGCTCTACTCCCAGATGGCACAAGGGCTTCCCTCCGCACTCACCCGCCTGGCCCCTTCCAGGTTTCCTCGAACGCGTGGAGAGAGTTCCCTCGAGTGCGCGGAGAGAAAACGCTCAGGCTGCTCCCGAGCGAGTGGCTGTCCCCAGCTTCCGCGTCCTGGAGGCTACCGTGCCTCTACTTAAGCAGTGGGAGTGCTCGGCGCCTCTCCAAGTCTACGTCAAAGCTCCTGGAAACTGCCGCCACCTCTCGCCTCCAAGTCCATCTCCCGcaccctcctcttctctccctccccggAGAATTTCGGTTCAGGAAAGCAGCAGGCTTGGCCACACACTCTCTCATCGGCCCTGACCCGCACCCACTCTGCACCTGGCGGAGTTGAGCCTCGGTGCGGCTGGGCTTCCCGCTCCCACCTCGTGGGGGCGTGCCGCTGCGGCGGGAACTGCAAAGTTAGGGCCCAGCTCCGCGCGGGTCCGGGGAACAGAGGGGTTCCCGCTCACCGCATGGGCctcgtctcaaaataaaggggtgtGAGGGAACACTGTGGACTCTTGGGGTCGGAGGAGCGACGTGAGCACCCTCTCGACACTCAGCAAGGGCTCAGAGGAAATAAGGCGCCTTCTCCATATATTCCGGGCGTGAATTTCTCCTGCCTGCCTGTAGCCCTGGgctgaaaggagaaaaacaccCCTGAAGGCAGAGATGAGGATAGGGACTTGGCGCTGCTGGAAGCTCCCCCTGACTGGGGCCAGGACACCCGGTTGTTTGCAGACCCTGGCCTGGGTCACTCAGGAGACTGGGTTGCTGCTGGCATCGCTTTGGTCGGTCCCTCAACCCCCCAACAACCCCGCTCCAGATTTCACAGCAGGGTCCCTGGTTCCCAAGAAAAAAAGCGCCTGGGATTCCCTTTGATTCTCACCTCACAGCTAGTTACTATCCTAGTCCCAGATTAGAGCCCTGTCACTGCTCCAGTGCTCCTCTGAACATAAGTGCCCACCTTAACTGAAACACACCCAGTCAAGGGGCCTGAGGCAAAAGTCTTCCCTTTGCAAGTGTTTCCAGGTTTTGGCCCTCCCCTGAAAATTCCTTCAGCCCCTGAAAACCACTTGTAGTCTCCATTAACTGAAGGCTTTTGTGCCAGCTCAATAGTATCCATGGTTACCTTCGGAGGGGCACAAGGCTTTATAGTAAGATTTGCTGAAGCCATAGAGAAGCAGCCCCCTCCCCAAGGTACTATTAAATAGGAGGTCTGAAGAGGAGTTCTGGGGGGCTCTGAGCTATTGCTCCTGCTCAGAAATGATGGAGTGTACTTCAGTTTCTCCACGTGTGAGACGGGTATCTCATGCCTGCTTCTATTCACCCTATAGGGCTGTGGAATAAGACCAGGGTGAAGTCTTTGACTTGCTTCCTGAATTTCAAGGAGCTTATGCCTTTGgagaaaacatacttcaggacaTCATCCAGGAGAAGTTCACCAACCTAACGAGACAGggcaacatttaaattcaggaaatccagacaaCCCCAGTAAGACACTCCATGacaagatcaaccccaagacacataatcatcagattgaCAGAGAAAGCATTTGGAAGTGACTCATGAACGTCTGGAAAAAGGAATTGTACCGGTATCCTAAGGCCAAAGGGTTGGGGGTGCAATTTCAGGGGTAGAAGACAGTACAAGCAAAGGCAGGGAGAAAGTGCTCACCGCAGTTCATGCTTCTAGGGAGCGAAGTCAAAGAAAGAACTGTAGAGAGGGAAGGTTGGACAGAACAGAGGTAAAGATGTGTCCCCTGCGTTGGGACATGTCAATAGTTACATTATTGttgaaaacattaatatataaatatgcagtGCTTACTTTATTTTCAAGTGCCTATGTGTTAGGCACTATTTTACATGCTGTGTATACAgaaggaacaaaacaaagtccttgGACGCATGTAGCTTACATGCTAGTTGAGTCTGGAGTGGcagtgaaaaaaaatttattgatattttaattttaatttttaatttttttaatttttttattttttttagacagagtcttgcattgttgcccaggctggagtgcagcggcgcgatatcggctcactgcaagctccgcctcctgggttcacgccattctcctgcctcagcctcatcagtagctaggactacaggcgcccgccaccacgaccggctaattttttgtacttttttcagagacggagtttcaccgtgttagccaggatggtctcgatctcctgacctcgtgatctgcccgcctcggcctcccaaagtgccgggattacaggcatgagccaccacgccgttaaaattatatctatacacatatatacatatacatgtatacacgtgcacacacatacatataaaatgatTTATGGCTTCTAGTTTCTATGTTGAATGGTGAGTTTACAGCTAtctatcaaaaacaaacacacaactaGCTAATTAAATAAACAAGTAGTGCCATGCATGAGTCAATAAAGTTTATCTGTCATTCTGaagccaaagaaaaaatatacgAGTAATGTCAGATGtgataagaaaaacaaagggtcagccaggcgcagtggttcatgcctgtaatcccagcagtttgggaggccgagacaggtggatcacctgaggttgggagttcaagaccaacctggccaacacggtaaaaccccgtctctactaaaaaaaaaaaaaaaaatcaaatacatatacaaaaattagcttagtgtggtggcacgcacttgtagtcccagcaactcaggaggctaaggcacgagaatcgcttgaacccagtaggtggagattacagtgagcccagatcatgccactgcactccagcctggattacaAAGCGAgtctctgtggaaaaaaaaaaaaaaaaagggtcatcAACAAAAAGTAAAGCAGGGAAAAGGATGATGGAGAAGAGCTATTTTATATAGAATACTAAGAGAAGCCCTTCCTGATAAGAagatatttgagcaaagacctaAAAAAAAGTGAGAGGGTGAGTCATGCATAGTAAAAGAATGCTTCAGGCTGGGGTTGGGGAAAACTAGTCTGATGGCTTTGGAACAAGTGCGGTGTGAGAAGGATGTTTTTGAGGCATAGTTGCAGGACTTGAAGTCAGAGAAGTGACCAAAAATCCATGTTGGTTGCTCAGTAGAGAACAGACCAGAGGGGAGCAAGGGATGAGGCAGGGAGCTCAGTTAGGAGCTTGCAATCAAGGTGGGTAAGATGGTGGAATAGATAAGGGTGGCAGCAGTGGAGAGGGTGATGAAAGTGGTcagattctgaatatattttgatgGTAGAAGGGACAAGACTTGTCGATGAACTGGATATAAGGtccaacagagagagagagaagttgaaGATGACACCAAGTTTTGGGGACTAAGTAATTGGAAATTTGAATTTCCATCAGCTGGAAGGAGAAATGGTTTGAGGAATAGGTTTAGGAAAGGGAAATAAGATTCTGGTTTTACACATGTTGAGTGTGAGATGACTGACATCCAAATGGAAATTCCTAGTAGGTAGGGAAGAAGggggaacttaaaataaatatttgggatACAGTGCTCATGAAAGAGGTCCAGATTTGGGATTTCGTCAACATGTAGGCAATATTTTGAACCATCAGAGAAAAGTGTAGAAAGTGGCTACAATAGTAGCCTTGGGATAGAACCTGGAAAATGTCAGTATTGGAGTGATTAAGAAAGTGATAGGAGGAATCAGGAGAGTGTGCTGCTTTGGAAGCCAGTAAGGTAGAGCATAAAGAATAAATCAACCATATCACACAAACTCAGCAAACGGGGTCAATAAAATGAAGACGAAAAATTCCATTGGATCTAAAAAAAAGCAGGTCACTGAGAAACTTGTTAAGGGCAATTTCAACTAAATGTTAAGGGAGAAGAAGTTGTGGTGGGCTGAAGCAGATATGGAAGGTGAGAAAATGAAGACAGTGCCTGTGGAGCACTCTCCATGAAGTTCAAATAAGAGGGAGAAAGACTGTAGTGGAAGGTTAGGAGTTGGGCCTTGGCCATGTTTACAGGCTGAGGGAGAGAAACTCATAGAGAGAGAGGGGTTGCAGATTAGGAGAGAAGGATGACTAGTAACCTCAGAGGAAACAATAAGCAACAGAGGTAAGAAGATAAGGAGGAGCCAGCCTATAACACAAGGGCAGAACACTTGCCCTCGAAaatagagggagaaagggaggctcTCTGTTGATGTGGATATGTCTGCAGGTAGTGTGGTGGGTAGGGGGCGGAAGTTAAGAGACACGTGATCAATGGTCTCATTTTCTCAATGAAGATGCATAGTGATCCACAAAAAAAGTGAATGAGAGTAGGTGTTAAGTAAGAAGCTTaaaaagagcagaaaagctgTGAATAATCcttgaaggaaagaagagaagagagaggaaagaggagataGACTAAAGAACAGTACTCAAATCCCAGGTAAAGTTTGCATCAATTTGTCATAAATCATTTTGCATGCTTGTATGGCTTTTATGAGGTAAAATAACATAATAGTGATAGACTATCATGCCATGGATCCCTCACTTGTTATATGTCATTGATTCTTAGATGCAATTTTTTGCACATTTAACACCACTGAAATCAGGCTGTATCTGTCAACTGATGGCACCTTGTAATTAGAATTGCagcattttcttttagttttttttttttaaacaatgagatgTCTACAATTTGATATACTCAAGTGCTTTTGATTTGATATAATGCTTTGGGCACATTAGTTAATCTTTGTGAAACAGATTTCTTGCCTGTAAAATGGGCAGAAATGTCCCTCATGGTTAGtaaggataaaatgagatcatatacAGAAAACACTTAGAATGGTGCTAAATGTAGCAAGACtagacaaatattattttttttcttctacaatgcTTATCTGACTGAATGGAGGAGAAAAGAATGGTCATTATGCCACTGATTAAAGGAATCAAGGGCGTAAGCAGGTTAGAAAAAGGAGCGGCTGCAGGCAGAGACATGAAAGACTGGGAGGAAAGTGGGGGAACTGAAAGTCTCACTGAAGGCAGAGAAAACAGGTGTAAGTGGAGTAAGGAGCGGGGATACTGAAAGGCAGGAGAGGGCGATTCATGATTCAGATTTCAGAGGTGGAgattttcccatctttgtgttcTGAATCCTAAGCACAACCACTGAAATAAGTGGCTAAGATGAAGTGATAAAGCCCACTGTAATTGAGCACCACCTTTCTTTTAAGTCTGAAAATAATGAATTGAAATGGTCTTCCTGTTTCATAGAAGCTGAAGGTGTGTGACATCACCATCCTAATCAGATGGCCTAGAGCAGCTCTTGACAATGggagtaaaaattattttaaaagataattttttatgtCTAGCTGGTGTCTGctcatatgcttttttttcttttcaatataatAGTGATATGTTGCATAAGgatgatgtttcagtcaacaacGAACTGCATATAAGACGGTGTTCCCATGAAATTATAATCTatattttttactgtaccttttctgtgtttagatgcacaaatacttaccactgtgttacaactgcctacagtattcagtgcagtaacatgctgtacaagtCTGTAACCtaagagcaataggctatactcTATAGCCTAAGTGTGTTGTAGACTATGCCATCTAGATTTGTATAAGTACACTCCATGACGTTCACACAACAACGAAATCGCCTTACAATACTTTTCTCAGAAAGTATCCCCAACGTTAAGTACTGCATGACAGTAATTACTTGGGACAGGAAGTTTTGACCTTCAGTATACTTTTGTACTGCCACCCTGGAATATAATGTCCTGATTAAACATTTCTCATAAATATAAGTTACCAACTTGCACTTGTAAATTAACTAATCatcttattgaatttttaaatttagaataagAACTTAACCACTACATACTCTGTTGTaacatctatttatatttattggttATTGGGGCAACTTGGCAAGATTCTTGGGAAGGGGAatatatgtgggtttttttgtttgtttgttttggcttttttttttttttttttttgagacagagttttgctcttgttgcccgggctggagttcaatggcacaatctcggctcactgcaacctccgcctcccaggttcaagcaattctctgccttggcctcctgagtagctgggattacaggcacctgccaccatgcccggctaatatatatatatatattttgtatttttagtagagatggggtttcactgtcttcgccaggctggtctttaactcctgacctcgtgatccacctgccttggcctcccaaagtgctgagattacaggcctgagacaccaCTTCCAGCCATTTTTTAATCCGGATCCCCACTCTCAACTTGATAATTGCGAGAGGAACATGGCATTCCAATTCCTGCATTTAGATAAAAAGAAAGCCACCACCAAGTCATTTAATTGAAACACTCTATATTCTGTTGAACACATAAGGATGCTTAGTTTGATGTCTTatctttgtggtttcattttCACAGATTAGACTGTCTAGCAAAGGCTGACATTTGGATGGCACctacattttacaaaacattattttcatatacATGGTCTCAGGTGACGTCAAAgaaaacaccatttttttttccttcctgtttcccaTTAAGGGATTTTCATTGGGTCACTTAGTTGATTAAGAGTGATGGTTCCTTTTCTAAAACTTAGCTTGATTCACTGTCATTTATCTGTCCTAAGTAATGTGCATTGTCTGTCACTCTCTATTAACTTTAGCATATAGTCTATCCTTATTCCTCTACTTGCCCCCCAATATCAACTAGGAAGgagcagagaaaataattttaacaattttctcAACTGCAGAGaaattttctcaatttctcaattttaatttaaatcgttaaattttaacaattttctcaactgcagagaaaataattttaacaatattcatctGAACTCAGTTCATCACAACATCATCCTGACttgttaaaaaatattcagaaaaccaatggtcattttaaaattacatgatgCTAAATAACTGGTTTGACTGGCATTTGTCACCCAAAGAGTTGCTTCAGCTTTGTGCCGTTGCAGCCTAGGGCTTAGGATGACTAGTTGAAAAGTAAATTGCAATTAGCTGAAGGTGCCCCATGGgtagattttctgatttttgccACTTGAAGCAATTCTCAAAGACATTAAAAAGGACTTCTGATTAGTTTTAATGAAATTCGAGAGCAGTTATATAGATAGTTTGCATCTTCAGCGGTGCATTAATTTGCAAATGATGGGGACAACCTTTAAGAATTGGGTGCTTCTTTAACATTTAGGATCAGatagcaaaaataattatttttctccattcttttgtgCTTTTCCATCATTTGGAAATGGCAATAAACAAGGACAATTTCCTGGAATGCTCATTGGGGTAGGTGGATGAGTCATTCTTAAAGTGTCATCAAATTTATACGGACAAGTTGCAGTGAAGTAGTCAGATGATATCGGACATTGACTACAAAATGTGTGAAAAAGGAAAGTTACTTGGGGATACAGGAATAGTTCATTCATGTTTTTTCTGCTTGTCCAACTGAAGACACTGTAGTTGTAATAATAGATGtagtagtgtttttttttcccccagggtGCTTATCAAGATACTTGCATTCTTTGACCATTCTTTCAAGCAGGTCTCAAAACCCATAGGGATTCCTTTGGCTTTGCAAGAGTTGGGTTTTTCCTTTTGCAATTATCCCAGCAGTTCAAGAGTGACTGTTACAGACATCGACTTTCAGAATTGTCCTGTTTTTTGTCCTACTGATTTCCAAAAAAGACTACaatataattaattcattttcaatttGGTTTATATACCAAGGCAACAATGACAAAGGTCTACGATTTTAGAATTGTAAGTTTCCTTTTCCTAAGGCTTCAATTATGatggagtagaaaaaaaaaaactaaaacaaaccaTAAAATTTCTACTTTAACATATAGGAAGCAGGATTCACAAAGCCTGGAGTCCAATGGCAGTCATGGACTTTTGCCAAGCTGAAAATGTCTGTGAAAAATGAGGATGTAGACCTATATGTTGAATGCATAAAACCTCTTACAGTTTGAGCAGGGCTTCCGGGATGAGGAGATTTCCTTGATTCATGTATGTCTAAGGGAGTTGGTTCTGCTGTGCACTATGTTACTATACAATTTTGTTCATACTTGCATTATTTGCTTAGTGTATTCTAATTGCTATACATGCCTATCTGCCTCTCCTCACCTTCCCACTGCTACTTAAACTAGACTATGAACTCCTTCAGAGTGGGAGCCATGTTTAACCATTCTCAGTCTTAGAGCCCAAAACATGTATGATAATGTCCTATTCAATGTTGGTTGAATTTACATATGAGAATTGCCCCTTTTTGAATCTGAGGCTGGAGATGTGAGTGTCATTAATGAACTTTGGTGAATTTTCTTTCACATGTCTGGACAGTGAAGTAAAAACGTCAGTCAATTAATCGAGGTTGTTTTCTTCATCCAGTGCCCAAAATGTTAATTACACTTTCGCTGAATGAGGATGCTGCTTTGATGTGATTAGgaacacattttctaaaatgaagttTCTGATTGAAAGACTATCATCTGAAAAGTAGATGGCAGGtataaaaaaagtataaaaccttttttctctgaagaaaaaaaattcatatccaatgataagattttaaatttatgtcattagaaaactagaaatattttaaatctagttTGAGATCATTTTTGTAACATGGTGCATCAGCTAGGAATGCATTAAGCTGTAAGTAACAGAAAAACTGACTACATGTGGCTGCTGATGTTAGTTCAGGGGTCCAAGGATGTTAGCCctacatttctataattttcttgaCCTTTCTTAAACCCATAGGTTGGTTGCCACAGCTCCAGACATAAAATCTATACGTCAGGTGGGAAGCAAGTGGAAGGATTGCTCCAGCCCAGTCACATCTACCCGCTTTTAAGAAAGAAACTAAACGCATTTCATAACCCTCAACAGTGGACATGGGCTTGAAATTCATGAACTATATCTAAATCACATGGTAATTAAGAGATGCAAACAAGTTTAGGCAAAAAGACCTTCAGTGGGAGAAAGTAAAGTACTTTGTCCGAGGAGTTGAGAATGGCTTTCTTTGGAGATAGCAAGTTTAATATAAGGTAATGTGAGCTGATGGGAAACCATGCATTGAATAAATTCAAGCTTAACcctatattataataatttcttttctgcttatttttttattttcttagggcTTGACTTATtctcttaaaaatgaaagttaattaTTACTCATCaaacattatttatttgagaaatagAAGATGCTGGTAAGAATGCAATGATGGTTGCATAAACTATTTGGGACTGCATGTGAAAGTCCATCATTTTTAGGACTTTAAGCAGATCATTTCATCTATCCTATGCATCATTGTTCTCCTCTATAAATTGAGTGGGTCCAATTAGGTAATCTCagaattttttcttgctttatcaATTTATTATTCCATGATTTGTGACACTAATCTATTAATTCAATAAATGCCTAGAAATCCTAGTGTTtagcaaattattaaaattaagaactagAGTGGTAAGATCACTGTAGAAAAGAGTTAAACATCGATGTATCTCCTGAGAATCTATTACACTCCTTGAtataaatgagagagaaattcTTACACTTGTACACTAAGAAATATGCACAAGAACATTCACAGAGACACTATTCATATGGAAAATACAGGGAAGAACTCAAATGCTCCAAGAgtaggaaatgaataaataaactgtggtatatttacacaataGACTATTTCACagcagttaaaatgaatgaagtacaGCTAGTTGGAATATCACGGATGgattatagaaatataatattgaGAAGGAAAACATTAAGTCCCCAAAGACTATATATGGAATGTCAATACCCTTTTTATAAAGTCAAGACAACTAAAActtaataacacatttatttagaataataaaaattatgtttaaaaagtatgtttattGTTACCAGAATCAAGGTACTAATTACATTAGGGGAGAGGAGGCCAAGAACATGATAGAGGAGTTTAACATAGGCAATATTAGTTACTGTCAATGTTCTAATTATTATGTTGAGTGGTAGACTCATGGATatgtatgattttaaataaatacgtaagtatataaacacatatatgcatatgaaaGGCCAATGGAATCATGATAGGGTATATCAAAATATAGGGTATATCAATGATAGGGATAATGATTAAATCCATTCTGTGCACCTatatttcaagtaaaaaaaatagaagtccATATTGCCCATGGAACATCTTTATTCTCAGCTAATGTTCTTCATTCCTCATGTAAAACAGATGGTGCAAACATTAATTCATCAAAAATGGTAGAATTCTCTTGGCTATTTAGGATGTCTTCTATTAAAGAGCCTAGTCATTTAACTCATGTCAATAAAACAAGGAGGGAAACTGGAAATATATCACACACTGTCCTGAACTCTAGTTGGGATGCCAACAGGGAAGACAACAGTCACTGTCTATTTTCTGTGACCACCAGTCTCACCCCTGCTCCTTCACCGAAGTGAGGTCAGGACAGTGAGATGTGAGGGGTCATCCATAGCATCTTTCTGAGCAAAGAGAAGATTGTTGAGATGACTAAATACTTGCTATTTCAAAGCACATTCTCTACTGGGTGCCATCAACGATCATCAAGATATGTTTTAAACCACTGAAGAATCCACAAGCTAATGGAGAACACAGCAGACAAGAGCAGACAGAGTACAAGGCACTGAAATATAATGACACACATGCACAAGCAAAAGCAATTCACTTGTTTAATattacatgtgtg contains:
- the FAM237A gene encoding protein FAM237A codes for the protein MADPGNRGGIHHPLSFTCSLLIVGMCCVSPFFCHSQTDLLALNQADPQCWESSSVLLLEMRKPRISNTVSGFWDFMIYLKSSENLKHGALFWDLAQLFWDIYVDCVLSRNHGLGRRQLAGDEEKISAAQPQHTRSKQGTYSQQLRTSLLKKKELIEDLISMHVRRSGSSVIGKVNLEIKRK